In Methanosphaera sp. ISO3-F5, a genomic segment contains:
- a CDS encoding DUF2097 domain-containing protein → MKVESIILKENQLTEYVVNNFEEGAIVEISYNRVFVPGKIVHVYDDATVTIQLMGELLNQRVDIDFNEVKHELLEIVYTFKDKSVTLILED, encoded by the coding sequence CAATAATATTAAAAGAGAATCAGTTAACTGAATATGTAGTAAATAATTTTGAGGAAGGAGCTATAGTTGAAATTTCATATAATAGAGTGTTTGTTCCCGGAAAAATTGTGCACGTTTATGATGATGCTACAGTTACTATTCAATTAATGGGTGAATTATTAAATCAAAGGGTGGATATTGATTTTAATGAAGTTAAACACGAGTTATTAGAAATAGTTTATACTTTTAAAGATAAGTCTGTTACATTAATTCTGGAAGATTAA